From a single Sphingobium lignivorans genomic region:
- a CDS encoding TadE/TadG family type IV pilus assembly protein, with amino-acid sequence MMLRLRHDIARLKGDRSGLAAVEFALSAPVILTMFLAGAELTNFAITKMRVSQVALHIADNASRIGTNSLLTAPQISEAQINDLLIGANLQAGKLQLATRGRVIVSSLEPIANPNPTGKFRIRWQRCYGTKSHPSSYGLQGDTNLTGMGPSGQHVTAPDGGGVIFVEVAYDYEPLISDRFLPSSQIRDIAAMTVRDDRDFGGNGEIGIYNSEGVTPSTC; translated from the coding sequence ATGATGCTGCGCCTGCGCCATGACATCGCCCGCCTGAAAGGCGACCGCAGCGGTCTCGCCGCCGTCGAATTCGCGTTGTCCGCGCCGGTCATCCTCACCATGTTCCTCGCGGGCGCGGAGCTGACCAACTTCGCCATCACCAAGATGCGGGTCAGCCAGGTGGCGCTGCACATCGCCGACAATGCCTCCCGCATCGGCACGAACAGCCTGCTCACCGCGCCCCAGATCAGCGAGGCGCAGATCAACGACCTGCTGATCGGCGCCAATCTGCAGGCGGGCAAGCTGCAGCTCGCGACGCGCGGGCGCGTGATCGTCTCCAGCCTCGAACCGATCGCCAATCCCAACCCGACCGGGAAGTTCAGGATTCGCTGGCAGCGCTGCTACGGGACGAAGTCCCATCCCTCCAGCTACGGGCTGCAGGGCGACACGAACCTGACCGGCATGGGACCGAGCGGCCAGCATGTGACCGCCCCGGACGGCGGCGGCGTGATCTTCGTCGAGGTTGCTTATGATTACGAGCCGCTGATCTCGGACCGCTTCCTGCCCTCCAGCCAGATCAGGGACATCGCCGCCATGACCGTGCGCGACGACCGCGACTTCGGCGGCAACGGGGAAATCGGCATCTACAACAGCGAAGGCGTGACGCCCTCCACCTGCTGA
- a CDS encoding pyruvate dehydrogenase complex E1 component subunit beta — MGVEIKMPALSPTMEEGTLAKWLVKEGDEVKAGDIMAEIETDKATMEFEAVDEGTIEKILIAEGTDNVKVGTVIAMLSGEGEEAAAPAAAAAAAEAPKTEAPEAEQKAAESGTGAAPKAESGTSNLAVSKAAPAADPTLPEGTTFQKTTVREALRDAMAEEMRKDPRVFVMGEEVAEYQGAYKVTQGLLDEFGPRRVIDTPITEYGFAGVGTGAAMGGLRPIVEFMTMNFAMQAIDHIINSAAKTNYMSGGQMRCPVVFRGPNGAASRVAAQHSQNYAPWYASVPGLVVIAPYDSSDAKGLLKAAIRSEDPVVFLENELVYGRSFDVPQVEDHVLPIGKARIVRPGKDVTLVSYSIGVGVSLEAAEMLAAEGIDAEVIDLRTLRPLDTQTVLESLAKTNRIVAVEEGWPVCSIASEIAAVCMEQGFDDLDAPVLRVTNEDVPLPYAANLEKAALIDAKRVVAAAKKVCYRD; from the coding sequence ATGGGTGTCGAGATCAAGATGCCGGCCCTTTCGCCGACCATGGAAGAAGGCACGCTGGCCAAATGGCTGGTGAAGGAAGGGGACGAGGTCAAGGCCGGCGACATCATGGCCGAGATCGAGACCGACAAGGCGACGATGGAGTTCGAGGCGGTCGACGAAGGCACGATCGAGAAGATCCTGATCGCGGAAGGCACCGACAATGTGAAGGTCGGCACGGTGATCGCGATGCTGTCGGGCGAGGGCGAGGAAGCTGCCGCACCCGCCGCTGCCGCCGCCGCTGCCGAGGCTCCCAAGACCGAGGCGCCCGAAGCCGAGCAGAAGGCAGCGGAGTCCGGCACGGGCGCCGCGCCCAAGGCCGAAAGCGGCACCAGCAATCTGGCCGTGTCGAAGGCCGCGCCCGCGGCCGATCCCACGCTGCCGGAAGGCACGACCTTCCAGAAGACCACCGTGCGCGAGGCGCTGCGGGACGCGATGGCGGAAGAGATGCGCAAGGATCCGCGCGTCTTCGTCATGGGCGAGGAAGTGGCCGAGTATCAGGGTGCCTACAAGGTGACGCAGGGCCTGCTCGACGAGTTCGGTCCCCGCCGCGTCATCGATACGCCGATCACGGAATATGGCTTTGCCGGTGTCGGCACCGGCGCGGCCATGGGTGGCCTGCGTCCCATCGTCGAGTTCATGACCATGAACTTCGCGATGCAGGCGATCGACCACATCATCAATTCGGCAGCCAAGACCAATTACATGTCGGGCGGCCAGATGCGCTGCCCCGTCGTCTTCCGCGGCCCGAACGGCGCCGCGTCGCGCGTCGCCGCGCAGCACAGCCAGAACTATGCGCCCTGGTATGCCAGCGTGCCGGGCCTGGTCGTCATTGCGCCTTATGACTCGTCGGACGCCAAGGGACTGCTCAAGGCGGCGATCCGCAGCGAGGATCCGGTCGTGTTCCTCGAGAACGAACTGGTCTATGGCCGCAGCTTCGATGTGCCGCAGGTCGAGGATCATGTCCTGCCGATCGGCAAGGCCCGCATTGTCCGCCCCGGCAAGGATGTGACGCTGGTGAGCTACTCGATCGGCGTGGGCGTCTCGCTGGAAGCGGCCGAGATGCTCGCCGCCGAGGGCATCGATGCCGAAGTCATCGACCTGCGCACGCTCCGTCCGCTGGATACGCAGACGGTGCTGGAGAGCCTTGCCAAGACCAATCGCATCGTCGCCGTCGAGGAAGGCTGGCCGGTCTGCTCGATCGCCAGCGAGATCGCGGCCGTGTGCATGGAGCAGGGCTTCGACGATCTCGATGCACCCGTGCTGCGCGTTACCAATGAGGATGTGCCGCTGCCTTATGCCGCCAATCTCGAGAAGGCCGCGCTGATCGATGCGAAGCGCGTCGTCGCGGCCGCGAAGAAGGTCTGCTATCGCGACTGA
- the pdhA gene encoding pyruvate dehydrogenase (acetyl-transferring) E1 component subunit alpha, translated as MAKPASSRSGKTSSASSPPPAADHNRERPGEPKSYEASKDELLEFYRQMLLIRRFEERAGQLYGLGLIGGFCHLYIGQEAVAVGIQSALTPGADSVITGYRDHGHMLAYGIDPKLIMAELTGREAGISRGKGGSMHMFSVDHKFYGGHGIVGAQVSLGTGLAFGHKYNEDGGVCVAYFGDGAANQGQVYESFNMAALWKLPIIYVIENNQYAMGTSVQRSSAEDHFYRRGESFRIPGLQVDGMDVLAVRGATQEALEWVRAGKGPILLEMKTYRYRGHSMSDPAKYRSRDEVQHVRETSDPIEGVKKALAEAGVAEDEMKAIDAQIRKIVSEAADFAETSPEPAPGELYTDVLVEQY; from the coding sequence TTGGCGAAGCCAGCTTCCAGCCGATCGGGAAAGACCTCTTCGGCGTCCTCCCCGCCGCCCGCTGCCGATCATAATCGCGAGCGTCCCGGCGAACCGAAAAGTTACGAGGCCAGCAAGGACGAGCTGCTCGAATTCTATCGGCAGATGCTGCTCATCCGCCGTTTCGAGGAGCGTGCCGGCCAGCTTTACGGCCTCGGCCTGATCGGTGGCTTCTGCCATCTCTACATCGGTCAGGAGGCAGTCGCCGTCGGCATCCAGTCGGCGCTGACGCCGGGCGCGGACAGCGTCATCACCGGCTATCGCGACCATGGCCACATGCTGGCCTATGGCATCGATCCCAAGCTCATCATGGCCGAGCTGACGGGTCGCGAGGCGGGCATTTCCCGTGGCAAGGGCGGCTCGATGCACATGTTCAGCGTCGACCACAAATTCTACGGCGGCCACGGCATCGTGGGCGCGCAGGTGTCGCTCGGCACCGGTCTCGCCTTCGGCCACAAATATAATGAGGATGGCGGCGTGTGCGTCGCCTATTTCGGGGACGGCGCCGCCAATCAGGGCCAGGTCTACGAGAGCTTCAACATGGCCGCGCTCTGGAAGCTCCCGATCATCTACGTGATCGAGAACAACCAGTATGCGATGGGCACTTCGGTGCAGCGCTCGTCGGCCGAGGATCATTTCTACCGGCGCGGCGAGAGCTTCCGCATCCCCGGCCTCCAGGTCGACGGCATGGACGTGCTCGCGGTGCGGGGCGCCACGCAGGAAGCGCTGGAATGGGTCCGGGCCGGTAAGGGGCCGATCCTCCTCGAAATGAAGACCTATCGCTATCGCGGCCACTCGATGTCCGATCCCGCCAAATATCGCTCGCGCGACGAAGTGCAGCATGTGCGCGAGACGTCCGATCCGATCGAGGGCGTGAAGAAGGCGCTGGCCGAGGCTGGCGTCGCCGAGGACGAAATGAAGGCGATCGACGCGCAGATCCGCAAGATCGTGAGCGAGGCCGCCGACTTTGCCGAGACTTCGCCCGAGCCGGCGCCTGGCGAACTCTATACCGATGTTCTGGTGGAGCAGTATTGA
- a CDS encoding FtsB family cell division protein: MAQLAKLRSLFGSAMMPAIAIVLLLVFIVYAIIGPNGILAWGDYSRQLKQRQSELRVLQAQKAALANRVKLLDPKKADPDMVDELVRRQLGVAHPDEVVIPAK, encoded by the coding sequence ATGGCGCAGCTTGCGAAATTGAGGTCCCTGTTCGGTTCGGCGATGATGCCGGCCATTGCGATCGTGCTGCTGCTCGTCTTCATCGTTTATGCGATCATCGGGCCCAACGGCATTCTCGCCTGGGGCGATTACAGCCGCCAGCTCAAGCAGCGCCAGTCCGAGTTGCGCGTCCTGCAGGCGCAGAAAGCCGCGCTGGCGAACCGCGTGAAGCTGCTCGATCCCAAGAAGGCGGACCCGGACATGGTGGACGAGCTCGTGCGCCGACAACTCGGCGTCGCGCACCCGGACGAAGTCGTCATCCCGGCGAAGTGA
- the eno gene encoding phosphopyruvate hydratase, translated as MTEILDIHARQILDSRGNPTVEVDVLLEDGSFGRAAVPSGASTGAYEAVEKRDGDKNVYLGKGVLQAVAAVNDEISQVVVGMDAEDQGDIDEAMIALDGTENKARLGANAILGVSLAVAKAAADARGLPLYRYVGGVSAHVLPVPMMNIINGGEHADNPIDFQEFMIMPVGAESIAHAVQIGSEIFHTLKKGLHEKGLATGVGDEGGFAPNIASTVEALDFIMQSIEKAGYRPGENVVLALDCAATEFFKNGSYVISGEGKTLSPGEMADYLADLVARYPIKSIEDGMSEDDFEGWKILTDLIGDKCQLVGDDLFVTNPKRLAMGIEKGLANSMLVKVNQIGSLTETLAAVDLAHRARYTNVMSHRSGETEDATIADLAVATNCGQIKTGSLARSDRLAKYNQLIRIEEELGDRAHYAGTSIFR; from the coding sequence ATGACCGAAATTCTCGATATCCACGCGCGCCAGATTCTCGATAGCCGCGGCAATCCCACCGTCGAAGTCGACGTGCTGCTGGAGGATGGCAGCTTCGGTCGCGCCGCGGTGCCTTCGGGCGCGTCGACGGGCGCTTATGAAGCGGTCGAGAAGCGGGACGGGGATAAGAACGTCTATCTCGGCAAGGGCGTGCTGCAGGCGGTGGCTGCGGTCAATGACGAGATCAGCCAGGTCGTCGTCGGCATGGATGCCGAGGATCAGGGCGACATCGATGAAGCGATGATCGCGCTCGACGGCACGGAGAACAAGGCACGCCTCGGCGCCAACGCCATTCTCGGCGTCAGCCTCGCGGTCGCCAAGGCTGCGGCGGATGCGCGTGGCCTGCCGCTCTATCGTTATGTCGGCGGCGTCTCGGCGCATGTCCTGCCGGTGCCGATGATGAACATCATCAATGGCGGCGAACATGCTGACAATCCGATCGACTTCCAGGAGTTCATGATCATGCCGGTGGGCGCCGAGAGCATCGCCCATGCCGTGCAGATCGGTTCCGAGATCTTCCACACGCTCAAGAAAGGCCTGCATGAGAAGGGTCTCGCCACTGGCGTGGGTGATGAGGGCGGCTTCGCGCCCAACATCGCCTCGACCGTGGAAGCGCTCGATTTCATCATGCAGAGCATCGAGAAGGCCGGTTACCGCCCGGGTGAGAATGTCGTGCTGGCGCTCGACTGCGCGGCCACCGAGTTCTTCAAGAATGGGAGCTATGTGATTTCGGGCGAAGGCAAGACCCTCTCGCCGGGCGAAATGGCCGATTATCTCGCCGATCTCGTCGCGCGCTATCCGATCAAGTCGATCGAGGATGGCATGAGCGAGGACGATTTCGAGGGCTGGAAGATCCTGACCGACCTCATTGGCGACAAGTGCCAGCTCGTCGGCGACGATCTGTTCGTCACCAATCCCAAGCGCCTCGCCATGGGCATCGAGAAGGGTCTCGCCAATTCCATGCTGGTGAAGGTCAATCAGATCGGTTCGCTTACCGAGACGCTGGCGGCCGTCGATCTCGCGCACCGCGCGCGGTACACCAATGTCATGTCGCACCGTTCGGGCGAGACCGAGGACGCGACAATCGCGGACCTCGCCGTCGCCACCAATTGCGGGCAGATCAAGACCGGCTCGCTGGCCCGCTCCGACCGGCTTGCAAAGTATAACCAGCTCATCCGCATCGAGGAGGAGCTGGGCGACCGGGCGCATTATGCCGGGACGTCGATTTTCCGCTGA
- a CDS encoding phage holin family protein, translated as MTTPDGETEAQAAPTADDGSIRASVERLVASGREMAEAELTWAKLKAAIIGAILGRALAFGVLAFVFLVMTLIMLIVAAVIALAPMVGWLGATLIVAGVSLAATILFGLLTRSSVQALKREGKP; from the coding sequence ATGACGACACCAGACGGGGAAACGGAGGCGCAGGCAGCGCCGACCGCTGACGATGGCTCCATCCGGGCAAGCGTCGAGCGTCTGGTGGCGTCCGGCCGGGAAATGGCCGAGGCGGAGCTCACCTGGGCGAAGCTCAAGGCGGCCATCATCGGGGCTATTCTGGGCAGGGCGCTCGCTTTCGGCGTGCTGGCCTTCGTCTTCCTGGTGATGACTCTCATCATGCTGATCGTCGCGGCGGTGATCGCGCTGGCACCGATGGTGGGCTGGCTCGGCGCCACCCTGATCGTGGCAGGCGTTTCGCTTGCCGCCACGATCCTCTTCGGCCTGCTGACGCGCAGCAGCGTCCAGGCCCTCAAGAGGGAGGGAAAGCCATGA
- a CDS encoding DUF883 family protein codes for MTTEKKNNRDGSGTASEVRARAMDGIDQARRKAGEVIAATREKGEAVIDDTREKTYRAAAETNRLFQEHPIAAVAAAAAAGAVLAIFIPKIAIAGKAGQTAGRAVKAAAGSKAAKAMLVGLTDTRHSTLRRVASQAASSMGKHVLTRKARTAKGKAKDGEE; via the coding sequence GTGACGACTGAGAAGAAAAACAACCGGGATGGCAGCGGCACCGCCAGCGAGGTGCGCGCCCGCGCCATGGACGGCATCGACCAGGCCCGCCGCAAGGCGGGAGAAGTCATCGCAGCCACACGTGAGAAGGGCGAGGCCGTGATCGACGACACGCGCGAGAAGACCTATCGCGCCGCAGCCGAGACCAATCGCCTGTTCCAGGAACATCCCATTGCCGCCGTGGCCGCCGCCGCGGCCGCAGGCGCAGTGCTTGCCATCTTCATCCCCAAGATCGCCATCGCCGGCAAGGCGGGGCAGACGGCTGGCCGGGCGGTGAAAGCCGCCGCAGGGAGCAAGGCGGCGAAGGCCATGCTCGTCGGCCTCACCGACACCCGCCACAGCACATTGCGGCGCGTCGCGAGCCAGGCTGCGAGCAGCATGGGCAAGCATGTCTTGACCCGCAAGGCGCGAACGGCAAAAGGGAAAGCGAAGGACGGAGAGGAATAG
- a CDS encoding DUF4170 domain-containing protein, with product MSLLHLVMGGRVKDPQKLEFEDLKSIDLVGVFPDYASAETAWRGAAQRTVDDAEMRYVIVHLHRLLDPAGEAVDPQVS from the coding sequence TTGAGCTTATTGCATCTTGTCATGGGCGGGCGCGTCAAGGACCCGCAGAAACTCGAATTCGAGGACCTGAAGTCGATCGACCTGGTCGGCGTCTTCCCCGATTATGCCAGCGCCGAAACCGCCTGGCGCGGCGCAGCGCAGCGCACCGTCGACGACGCGGAAATGCGCTATGTCATCGTCCACCTTCATCGCCTGCTCGATCCTGCCGGCGAAGCGGTCGACCCGCAGGTTAGCTGA
- a CDS encoding rhomboid family intramembrane serine protease, with the protein MSVTLPRGPATNILAAITLLAFLPVQLAGETDRAAILAGFIPERVTALAAQNISLDIPWLPLWITPLSATLIHSGWLHLAFNLLMLVFCGRFVEQVLGQGRTVIAYLVGAYAAALGQWATSAFFMPAGDGVVPMIGASGAVSALLGTYAVIYSQRGVRSLGPIPAHVVRIVWLAVAWTILQLLIAFAGGFDSLFRGIAIGAHIGGFIAGLLLARPLLARRFRAAP; encoded by the coding sequence ATGTCAGTGACGCTTCCCCGGGGGCCGGCGACGAACATCCTGGCGGCGATCACGCTGCTTGCCTTCCTGCCGGTCCAGCTGGCGGGCGAGACGGATCGCGCCGCGATCCTGGCCGGTTTCATCCCGGAGCGCGTCACGGCGCTGGCCGCGCAGAACATATCGCTGGATATTCCGTGGCTGCCGCTGTGGATCACCCCGCTCAGCGCCACGCTCATCCATTCCGGCTGGCTGCACCTCGCCTTCAATCTGCTGATGCTGGTCTTCTGCGGCCGGTTCGTGGAACAAGTGCTGGGGCAGGGCAGGACGGTCATCGCCTATCTGGTCGGCGCTTATGCTGCGGCGCTCGGGCAATGGGCGACGTCAGCCTTCTTCATGCCGGCCGGTGACGGCGTCGTGCCGATGATCGGCGCGAGCGGGGCGGTGTCCGCGCTGCTGGGCACATATGCCGTGATCTACAGCCAGCGCGGCGTGAGATCACTGGGTCCGATCCCCGCGCATGTCGTGCGCATCGTCTGGCTCGCAGTCGCCTGGACGATCCTCCAGCTCCTCATCGCGTTCGCCGGCGGGTTCGACAGCCTGTTTCGCGGCATCGCGATCGGGGCCCATATCGGCGGGTTCATCGCGGGATTGCTGCTGGCCCGGCCGTTGCTGGCGCGACGCTTCCGCGCCGCGCCCTGA
- the greA gene encoding transcription elongation factor GreA, translated as MATVEKLPMLAVGYEKLTDHLRALKAERPKIVDAIEEARAHGDLSENAEYHAAKERQGQVEATIADLEDKLSRAQVIDPKSLSGDKIIFGATVTLRDEDEQPVRYQIVGQAEADAKMGMISYNSPLGRALIGRQVGEEVEVTVPSGDKFYLVEKIEFI; from the coding sequence ATGGCCACCGTTGAGAAGTTGCCGATGCTGGCTGTTGGCTATGAAAAGCTGACCGATCATCTGCGTGCCCTCAAGGCGGAGCGTCCCAAGATCGTGGACGCGATCGAAGAGGCGCGTGCGCACGGCGATCTTTCCGAGAATGCCGAATATCATGCCGCCAAGGAGCGGCAGGGCCAGGTCGAGGCGACGATCGCCGATCTGGAGGACAAGCTCTCGCGCGCGCAGGTCATCGATCCCAAGTCGCTGTCAGGCGACAAGATCATCTTCGGCGCCACCGTCACCCTGCGGGACGAGGACGAGCAGCCGGTGCGCTACCAGATCGTGGGTCAGGCGGAAGCCGACGCGAAGATGGGCATGATCAGCTACAACTCGCCTCTGGGCCGTGCGCTGATCGGGCGTCAGGTCGGCGAGGAAGTCGAAGTGACCGTGCCGTCCGGCGACAAGTTCTACCTCGTCGAGAAGATCGAGTTCATTTGA